A single Corvus hawaiiensis isolate bCorHaw1 chromosome 24, bCorHaw1.pri.cur, whole genome shotgun sequence DNA region contains:
- the TAMALIN gene encoding protein TAMALIN isoform X1, protein MALPLPQDAGFKWASPSQSPEEHRRVVTLEKKAEESFGFEIQTYGLHHQDRNSVEMFTFVCRVHGGSPAEAAGLKAGDTITGVNGLNVEGIRHREIVEIIKSSGNVLRLDTLYGTSIRRAELEARLQYLKQTLYEKWGEFRSLMVQEQRLVRGVVAKDPSIYDTLESIRWCLQGEGLPGGSSRASGSDDSLYQTCVFASSSSLDGDKDGNKDKDEDSGGPAPPPPRPRPALARSASLKCAGGPGAAGRLWARAGDPGEGAAAPRKGRHSSFRRRLLKFIPGLNRALEEEESHL, encoded by the exons ATGGCTCTTCCTTTGCCGCAGGACGCAGGGTTCAAGTGGGCATCCCCGAGCCAGTCCCCGGAGGAGCACAG aaGGGTGGTGACGCTAGAGAAGAAGGCAGAGGAGTCTTTCGGCTTCGAGATCCAG ACCTACGGGCTGCACCACCAGGACAGGAACAGCGTGGAGATGTTCACCTTCGTGTGCCGCGTGCACGGCGGGAGCCCGGCCGAGGCCGCGGGGCTCAAGGCTG GGGACACAATCACGGGGGTGAACGGGCTGAACGTGGAGGGCATCCGGCACCGCGAGATCGTGGAGATCATCAAGAGCTCAGGCAATGTACTCCG GCTCGACACGCTCTATGGGACGTCCATCCGGAGGGCCGAGCTGGAGGCCCGGCTGCAGTACCTGAAG CAAACCCTCTACGAGAAGTGGGGGGAGTTTCGCTCGCTGATGGTGCAGGAGCAGCGGCTGGTGCGGG GTGTGGTGGCCAAGGACCCCAGCATCTACGACACGCTGGAGTCCATCCGCTGGTGCCTGCAGGGGGAGGGACTGCCGGGGGGCTCCTCCCGTGCCAGCGGCAGCGATGACTCCCTGTACCAGACCTGCGTCTTcgcctcctccagctccttggATGGGGACAAGGATGGGAACAAGGACAAGGATGAGGACAGCGGGGGTCCTGCGCCCCCCCCACCGCGCCCCCGACCTGCCCTGGCCCGCAGCGCCAGCCTCAAGTGTGCAGGGggcccgggggctgcggggaggCTTTGGGCCCGGGCCGGGGACCCCGGGGAGGGAGCGGCCGCTCCCCGCAAGGGCCGACACAGCAGCTTCCGCCGGCGGCTGCTCAAGTTCATCCCGGGTCTGAACCGGgcgctggaggaggaggagagtcACCTCTAG
- the ACVR1B gene encoding activin receptor type-1B: MVSVFNLDGVKHHVRTCIPEAKLIPAGKPFYCLSSEDLRNTHCCYSDFCNKIDLMVPSGHLKDNEPPSSWGPVELVAVIAGPVFLVFVVMIIVVFVFHHHQRVYHNRQRLDMEDPSCEMCLSKDKTLQDLVYDLSTSGSGSGLPLFVQRTVARTIVLQEIIGKGRFGEVWRGRWRGGDVAVKIFSSREERSWFREAEIYQTVMLRHENILGFIAADNKDNGTWTQLWLVSDYHEHGSLFDYLNRYTVTIEGMIKLALSAASGLAHLHMEIVGTQGKPGIAHRDLKSKNILVKKNGTCAIADLGLAVRHDSVTDTIDIAPNQRVGTKRYMAPEVLDETINMKHFDSFKCADIYALGLVYWEIARRCNAGGIHEEYQLPYYDLVPSDPSIEEMRKVVCDQKLRPNIPNWWQSYEALRVMGKMMRECWYANGAARLTALRIKKTLSQLSVQEDVKI; this comes from the exons ATGGTCTCGGTCTTCAACCTGGATGGTGTCAAACACCATGTTCGGACCTGCATTCCTGAGGCAAAATTGATTCCTGCTGGGAAACCCTTCTACTGTCTGAGTTCAGAGGATCTGCGTAATACTCACTGCTGCTACTCCGATTTTTGCAACAAAATTGATTTAATGGTTCCCAGCG GACACCTGAAAGACAATGAGCCCCCATCAAGCTGGGGTCCCGTGGAGCTGGTGGCGGTGATTGCCGGGCCCGTCTTCCTCGTGTTTGTTGTAATGATCATTGTAGTCTTTGTGTTCCATCACCACCAACGAGTCTACCACAACCGCCAGCGGCTGGACATGGAAGACCCTTCTTGTGAAATGTGCCTTTCCAAGGATAAGACCTTGCAAGATCTGGTCTATGATCTCTCCACCTCCGGCTCTGGCTCAG GCTTGCCTCTGTTTGTCCAGCGGACCGTGGCTCGGACAATTGTCCTTCAGGAGATCATCGGCAAAGGCCGCTTTGGGGAGGTGTGGCGGGGCAGGTGGCGTGGAGGTGACGTGGCTGTGAAGATCTTCTCTTCACGTGAGGAGCGTTCCTGGTTCAGGGAAGCAGAGATATACCAAACTGTGATGCTGCGGCACGAGAACATCCTGGGATTTATTGCTGCGGATAACAAAG ATAATGGGACATGGACTCAGCTGTGGCTCGTCTCTGACTACCATGAGCACGGGTCTCTCTTTGACTACCTGAATCGGTACACGGTGACTATCGAGGGCATGATCAAGCTTGCCCTGTCTGCTGCCAGTGGGCTGGCCCACCTGCACATGGAGATCGTGGGCACTCAGG GAAAACCTGGGATCGCTCACAGAGACCTGAAGTCCAAGAACATCTTGGTGAAGAAGAACGGCACATGTGCCATCGCTGACCTGGGCCTGGCCGTCCGGCACGACTCCGTCACGGACACGATTGATATCGCACCAAATCAAAGGGTCGGCACCAAACG atACATGGCCCCAGAAGTCTTGGATGAAACCATCAACATGAAGCATTTTGATTCATTTAAATGTGCCGATATCTACGCCTTGGGCTTGGTCTACTGGGAGATTGCTCGAAGGTGCAACGCAGGAG GTATCCATGAGGAGTATCAGCTTCCCTACTACGACCTTGTACCCTCTGATCCTTCAATTGAGGAGATGCGGAAGGTCGTGTGTGACCAGAAATTACGGCCAAACATCCCAAACTGGTGGCAGAGCTACGAG GCACTACGGGTGATGGGCAAGATGATGCGAGAGTGCTGGTACGCCAACGGAGCAGCTCGGCTCACTGCCCTCCGCATCAAGAAAAccctctcccagctcagtgTCCAGGAAGATGTGAAAATTTAG
- the TAMALIN gene encoding protein TAMALIN isoform X2, with protein sequence MALPLPQDAGFKWASPSQSPEEHRRVVTLEKKAEESFGFEIQTYGLHHQDRNSVEMFTFVCRVHGGSPAEAAGLKAGDTITGVNGLNVEGIRHREIVEIIKSSGNVLRLDTLYGTSIRRAELEARLQYLKVWWPRTPASTTRWSPSAGACRGRDCRGAPPVPAAAMTPCTRPASSPPPAPWMGTRMGTRTRMRTAGVLRPPHRAPDLPWPAAPASSVQGARGLRGGFGPGPGTPGRERPLPARADTAASAGGCSSSSRV encoded by the exons ATGGCTCTTCCTTTGCCGCAGGACGCAGGGTTCAAGTGGGCATCCCCGAGCCAGTCCCCGGAGGAGCACAG aaGGGTGGTGACGCTAGAGAAGAAGGCAGAGGAGTCTTTCGGCTTCGAGATCCAG ACCTACGGGCTGCACCACCAGGACAGGAACAGCGTGGAGATGTTCACCTTCGTGTGCCGCGTGCACGGCGGGAGCCCGGCCGAGGCCGCGGGGCTCAAGGCTG GGGACACAATCACGGGGGTGAACGGGCTGAACGTGGAGGGCATCCGGCACCGCGAGATCGTGGAGATCATCAAGAGCTCAGGCAATGTACTCCG GCTCGACACGCTCTATGGGACGTCCATCCGGAGGGCCGAGCTGGAGGCCCGGCTGCAGTACCTGAAG GTGTGGTGGCCAAGGACCCCAGCATCTACGACACGCTGGAGTCCATCCGCTGGTGCCTGCAGGGGGAGGGACTGCCGGGGGGCTCCTCCCGTGCCAGCGGCAGCGATGACTCCCTGTACCAGACCTGCGTCTTcgcctcctccagctccttggATGGGGACAAGGATGGGAACAAGGACAAGGATGAGGACAGCGGGGGTCCTGCGCCCCCCCCACCGCGCCCCCGACCTGCCCTGGCCCGCAGCGCCAGCCTCAAGTGTGCAGGGggcccgggggctgcggggaggCTTTGGGCCCGGGCCGGGGACCCCGGGGAGGGAGCGGCCGCTCCCCGCAAGGGCCGACACAGCAGCTTCCGCCGGCGGCTGCTCAAGTTCATCCCGGGTCTGA